The Pyrococcus kukulkanii genome contains a region encoding:
- a CDS encoding TrpB-like pyridoxal phosphate-dependent enzyme: MKVVLPDGKIPRKWYNILPDLPEPLAPPLDPETDEPINPEKLKRIFAEELVKQEISQERYIEIPKKVREMYSKIGRPTPLFRATNLEKILSTPARIYFKYEGATVTGSHKINTALAQAYYAKKQGIGRLVTETGAGQWGTALSLAGALMGLKVRVYMARASYYQKPYRKTLMRVYGAEIFPSPSENTEIGRKFLKENPNHPGSLGIAISEAIEDVLKNEKARYSLGSVLNHVLMHQTVIGLEAKEQMKEFEEPDVIVGCVGGGSNFAGLAYPFVKDVLDGKTDHEFIAVEPRAAPSMTRGVYTYDYGDSGRLTPKMKMHTLGHTYYVPPIHAGGLRYHGLAPTLSILLNHGIVKPIAYHQTEVFEAAVLFAKAEGIVPAPESAHAVKAAIDKALEAKKEGKEIVILFNLSGHGLLDLKGYEDFLDGKLEDYEPEEFPILSAKS, encoded by the coding sequence ATGAAAGTAGTTCTCCCAGATGGTAAAATACCCAGGAAATGGTATAATATACTGCCAGATCTGCCAGAGCCCCTAGCACCACCCCTAGATCCAGAAACCGACGAACCAATAAACCCAGAAAAGCTAAAGAGGATATTTGCAGAGGAACTCGTAAAACAGGAGATAAGCCAGGAAAGGTATATTGAAATCCCGAAGAAAGTTAGAGAAATGTACTCAAAGATAGGCAGGCCAACGCCCCTTTTCAGGGCAACGAACCTTGAGAAAATATTGAGCACTCCGGCGAGGATATACTTCAAGTACGAAGGCGCAACCGTTACCGGGAGCCACAAGATAAACACTGCCCTGGCCCAAGCCTACTACGCGAAGAAGCAGGGGATAGGAAGGCTGGTTACAGAGACGGGTGCAGGCCAGTGGGGAACCGCGCTAAGCCTTGCCGGAGCCCTCATGGGTCTAAAAGTTAGGGTCTATATGGCAAGGGCCAGCTATTACCAGAAACCATACAGGAAGACACTCATGCGGGTCTACGGTGCGGAAATATTCCCAAGCCCAAGCGAAAATACGGAGATTGGGAGGAAGTTCTTGAAAGAGAATCCTAATCATCCGGGTAGTTTGGGAATAGCAATAAGTGAGGCAATTGAGGACGTTCTCAAGAACGAAAAGGCTAGGTACTCCCTTGGTAGTGTCTTAAATCACGTCCTAATGCACCAAACGGTTATTGGACTCGAGGCTAAAGAGCAGATGAAAGAGTTCGAGGAGCCTGACGTTATAGTTGGATGTGTAGGAGGAGGAAGCAACTTTGCAGGTTTAGCGTATCCCTTCGTTAAGGATGTACTCGATGGAAAGACAGATCACGAATTCATAGCGGTGGAACCTAGAGCAGCCCCTAGCATGACGAGGGGAGTTTATACCTACGATTACGGAGACTCCGGAAGGCTAACCCCAAAGATGAAGATGCACACCCTGGGTCACACCTATTATGTTCCCCCAATTCATGCTGGAGGACTGAGGTACCACGGACTGGCACCAACCCTTAGCATTCTACTTAACCACGGAATAGTCAAGCCAATAGCCTACCACCAGACTGAGGTCTTTGAAGCAGCCGTGCTCTTTGCAAAGGCCGAAGGGATAGTCCCGGCCCCAGAAAGCGCACATGCCGTAAAAGCCGCAATAGATAAGGCACTAGAAGCGAAAAAAGAGGGCAAAGAAATAGTCATATTGTTCAATCTCAGCGGACATGGTCTTTTAGACCTAAAGGGCTACGAAGACTTCTTAGATGGAAAATTAGAGGATTATGAACCAGAAGAATTCCCAATCCTGAGCGCTAAATCTTAA
- the prf1 gene encoding peptide chain release factor aRF-1, producing MTQRDAQLYELKKKIDELKKIRGRGTELISLYIPAGYDLSKVMQQLREEYSTAQNIKSKTTRKNVLGALERAMQHLKLYKQTPENGLALFVGNVSEMEGVTDIRLWAIIPPEPLNVRLYRCDQTFVTEPLEEMLRVKDAYGLITVEKNEATIGLLRGKRIEVLDELTSNVPGKTRAGGQSARRYERIREQETHEFMKRIGEHANRAFLPLLEKGELKGIIIGGPGPTKEEFVEGDYLHHELKKKIIGVVDISYHGEYGLRELVAKAADILRDHEVIRERNLVNEFLKHVVKDTGFATYGEREVRKALEIGAVDTLLISEGYNKVRVRAKCNNCGWEELKTMTEEDFEVYKRKLNRCPKCGSQNISFEKWDVAEELIKMAEESGANVEIISLDTEEGQQFYRAFGGLGAILRFKI from the coding sequence ATGACTCAGCGTGACGCTCAACTTTATGAATTGAAGAAGAAGATCGACGAACTCAAGAAGATTAGAGGGAGAGGAACGGAGTTAATTTCACTCTATATACCTGCAGGGTACGATCTGAGCAAGGTAATGCAGCAGCTTAGGGAGGAATATAGCACGGCTCAGAACATAAAGTCGAAGACAACAAGGAAGAACGTACTTGGGGCTCTTGAGAGGGCAATGCAACACCTCAAACTTTACAAACAGACGCCAGAGAATGGATTAGCTTTGTTCGTTGGGAACGTGAGCGAGATGGAGGGAGTTACGGACATAAGGCTTTGGGCAATAATCCCACCAGAGCCCCTGAACGTTAGACTATATCGATGTGATCAGACGTTCGTTACTGAACCTCTCGAAGAGATGCTTAGGGTTAAGGATGCCTACGGCTTAATTACGGTCGAGAAGAACGAGGCAACGATAGGGCTTCTTAGGGGCAAGAGGATTGAGGTTCTTGATGAGCTAACATCTAACGTCCCAGGAAAGACAAGAGCTGGAGGTCAGTCAGCTCGAAGATATGAGAGAATTAGGGAACAGGAAACCCATGAATTTATGAAGAGAATTGGAGAACACGCAAACAGAGCCTTTCTTCCGCTTCTCGAGAAGGGTGAGCTTAAGGGCATAATAATTGGAGGTCCTGGGCCCACTAAGGAGGAGTTTGTTGAGGGAGACTACCTGCACCACGAGCTCAAGAAGAAGATAATCGGGGTAGTTGATATTAGTTATCACGGCGAATATGGGCTCAGGGAGTTAGTGGCCAAGGCCGCCGATATACTCAGGGATCACGAAGTCATAAGGGAGAGAAATCTCGTCAATGAATTCCTCAAGCACGTCGTTAAGGACACCGGTTTCGCAACCTATGGTGAGAGGGAGGTCAGGAAAGCCTTGGAGATAGGGGCTGTAGATACCCTGCTGATAAGTGAAGGCTACAACAAAGTCAGGGTTAGGGCCAAGTGCAACAACTGCGGCTGGGAAGAGCTTAAGACCATGACCGAGGAGGACTTTGAGGTTTACAAGAGAAAGCTGAACAGATGTCCCAAGTGCGGAAGCCAGAACATAAGCTTTGAGAAGTGGGATGTTGCTGAGGAATTAATAAAAATGGCAGAGGAATCAGGGGCCAATGTTGAAATTATCTCCCTTGACACCGAGGAAGGTCAGCAGTTCTATAGGGCGTTCGGTGGACTTGGAGCTATATTGAGATTTAAGATTTAG